In Blautia wexlerae DSM 19850, a single window of DNA contains:
- a CDS encoding XTP/dITP diphosphatase, translating to MKKIIFATGNQDKMREIREILADMDVEVVSMKEAGIHADIVENGSTFEENAVIKAKTICELTGEITLADDSGLEIDYLNKEPGIYSARYMGEDTSYHIKNASLIERLNGVPDEKRTARFVCAVAAAFPDGSVKTVRGTMEGRIGYEEKGENGFGYDPIFYLPEYGCTSAELSGEEKNKISHRGKALRAIKDELK from the coding sequence ATGAAAAAAATAATTTTTGCTACCGGAAATCAGGATAAAATGAGAGAAATCCGCGAGATCCTTGCAGATATGGATGTAGAGGTTGTTTCTATGAAAGAAGCGGGAATCCATGCAGATATTGTAGAAAATGGTTCTACTTTTGAGGAAAATGCTGTGATCAAGGCGAAGACAATCTGTGAACTGACAGGGGAGATCACTCTGGCAGATGATTCCGGTCTGGAGATTGACTATCTGAATAAAGAGCCGGGCATTTATTCTGCCCGTTATATGGGAGAAGATACCTCATATCATATCAAAAATGCAAGTCTGATAGAGAGACTGAACGGAGTTCCGGACGAGAAGCGTACTGCAAGGTTCGTATGCGCCGTTGCAGCGGCTTTTCCGGATGGAAGTGTAAAAACAGTGCGTGGAACAATGGAAGGCCGTATAGGCTATGAGGAGAAGGGAGAGAACGGCTTCGGCTATGATCCGATCTTCTACCTGCCGGAATATGGATGTACTTCTGCAGAGCTTTCCGGCGAAGAGAAAAATAAGATCAGCCACAGAGGAAAAGCATTACGTGCCATAAAGGATGAACTGAAATGA
- a CDS encoding metallophosphoesterase family protein, whose protein sequence is MKVLIVSDTHGQDENLEETVLREAPFDYLIHCGDVEGREIFIEALAECPCTIVAGNNDFFTDLPYEEEVTLEGHKILVTHGHHYFVSRDYDKLVENAQAKGCKIAMYGHTHMPVIENEDGILIINPGSLTYPRQRGRRPSYAVMQIEEGKDPQVEIRYL, encoded by the coding sequence ATGAAGGTACTGATCGTCAGCGATACTCATGGACAGGATGAGAATCTGGAAGAGACAGTGCTCAGAGAAGCTCCCTTTGATTATCTGATCCACTGCGGGGATGTGGAAGGCAGAGAGATTTTCATTGAGGCACTGGCAGAGTGCCCATGTACGATTGTCGCAGGAAATAATGACTTTTTTACAGACCTTCCCTATGAGGAAGAGGTTACTCTGGAGGGACATAAGATACTGGTTACACATGGACATCATTATTTTGTGTCCCGGGATTATGATAAACTTGTTGAGAATGCGCAGGCTAAGGGATGTAAGATTGCAATGTATGGTCATACTCACATGCCTGTGATCGAGAATGAGGATGGGATTCTGATAATTAATCCCGGCAGTCTTACCTACCCGCGTCAGAGAGGCCGCAGACCAAGCTATGCAGTTATGCAGATAGAAGAGGGAAAAGATCCTCAGGTCGAGATCAGATACCTCTGA